The DNA window GTTAAACGGGGCAAGTAGATCTAATTGTGCCGGCTCGTTCGATTTGACCGATGGTTCGTACTCTCGAAGCCGATGTTATTAGTCGAAGCAAATTCCCCGCCACTCAGGTTCCCCCCCAGTGACGACAATCATGCATCAAGCGGAACGAGTACGCCAACTGATTCAATCCAGGTTCGTAGAATTAGGCGCGTCGCCGGACGCTCCCGTTCAGGAGACGATTTTGATTCGGGATGGCTACTACTGCGGCCGCAAAATGCGCTGCGACGGCCTGCAGGCAATCTGGTTTGTGGAAGAGAACGAGATCAAGTTCTACGATCGCGATGGCGCCGTCGCCAGCGTCTGCGACGCCGTGATTCCCGAAGCGCCCGCGGCGCGCAAGGCGGGCTAGGTCCGCCGCTTGCGGTCTGCGTCGTTGCGTTCCGGCAGGTCTTTCCTTATTGTGAATCGTTCACAAAATCGGAATCTCCTGCTTGAGGAACCCTGCGTAATGCTCCCCCGCGTGCTGGAACCGGAGGTCATGGATACGCTCGAAGAAGCGACCGACTACGATCAAATGGATCATAGCGGCGTCAATCGAGCTTTTGTCGCTGACCTGTTAGCCGCCGGCCCCGTGCCTGGCGATCTGCTCGACCTGGGAACGGGCACCGCCCAGATTCCGATTCTGCTCTGTGAACAGACCGACGATTGCCGGGTGTTTGCGGTCGATATGTCGGTTTCCATGCTGGACCAGGCCCGGTACAACATCGAAATCGCCGGGCTGATCGAACGCATCTTCCTGCAGCAGATCGACGCCAAAAAAACGCCGTTCGCCGACAACCTGTTCGACTCGACCGTGTCCAACAGCATTGTGCATCATCTGCCGGATCCGGTCGCCGCCATCCGCGAGGCCGTTCGCGTCACCAAACCAGGCGGACGCATCTTTTTCCGGGACCTGTTCCGGCCAGAAACCGACGCAGAAGTCGAACAACTCGTGCAAACTTACGCGGGCCGGGAAAACGAACACGCCCAGAAAATGTTCGACGATTCCCTGCGGGCCGCGCTCCGGGTGGACGAGTTCCAGGCAATCGTCGCCGAGCTGGGCTTCGACCCCGGTACGGTCGCCGCCACCAGCGATCGCCACTGGACCTGGAACGCGATCAAGCCAGAAATCTAGCGGCCTGGTCGATCGACCTGATGGATCCTCTCGCGTCGACTTGTCTGGCGTCGCGGGGAAAACGATTCTTTACGAGGTGCCTGTGTCTCTGGATAGTAACGAACCCCGCCATGAAGCCTACATGCTCCGCGCTCTCCAGGAGGCGGAACGAGCAGGCGAAGAAGGCGAAGTGCCGGTCGGCGCCGTGATCGTTAAAGAAGGACGGGTTATCGCCTCGGCCCATAACCAGCGGGAGCAGTTGCATGATCCGACCGCCCATGCGGAGATCATCGCCATCACCCAGGCGGCTGCCGCGATTGGCGACTGGCGACTGGAAAACTGCACGCTCTACGTCACGCTGGAACCGTGCCCGATGTGCGCCGGAGCAATTGTCCAGGCGAGGATTCCGCAGGTCGTGTTCGGCGCTAGCGATCCAAAAGCCGGCGCCGTGCTGAGCATCTACGAACTGCTCACCGATGTCCGCCTGAATCATCAGTGCCAGGTCGTGCATGGGGTGCTGGGGGCGCCATGCGGCGAGATGCTCACCCAGTTTTTTCGTGAGCAGCGCAAATTGGGCAAAAAGTAAATCTCTCGGCAGCAAACCCCCGGCGCCGTGCAGGAGCGGGCATCGATGCGGATCCTGGCTCAAATTCGCGCCGTCTGGCGGCGCTGGTGGAAACCCCTCACCCTGGGGCAACGGGGAGAGCGGGCGGCCGCCCGATTTCTGAAGAAGGCCGGCTACATTCTTATCGCCGTTTCCCAGCGGGACAAGATCGGCGAGATCGACATTATCGCCGTCGACGGACGCACGGTCGTTTTCGTGGAGGTGAAGACCCGGCGACTGGGACAACTCGATACCCCTGCGGAAGCAGTCACCCGCGAAAAACAGGGGAAGCTGACGCGTCTGGCCCTGGGCTTCCTGCGTCGAAACGAATTGCTGGAGCAGCCGGCCCGCTTCGATGTCATCGCCGTCAGCTGGCCCGAAGACGCCCGCGAGCCGCAGATCCAACATCTGCCGAATGCATTCCCCGCCATCGGCTCCGGCCAGATGTTCTCCTGAAGGATTCATCAGCAGCACGTAGCCGAAGTCGCCAGACTTTGGACGGGCCGGCCCGCCTTTGTGTTCGACGGCGGGAAATGGCCATCGCGGCTGTTATTCCTCGGCGTTCTCGTCGGTTGTCGCTTCGAACTCCTGCTCAAACTGGTCGATCCGTTTCCGGGACAGTTCGGCGTAGTGGGGCATTAACTCAATCCCCAGGTAATGGCGGCCCTGACGCCGGGCGGCGATGCCCACCGTTCCGGCGCCGAAGAACGGGTCCAGCACCACGCCGCCTGGCGGACAGCCGGCGGCGATACAAGGGGCGATTAACGGCTCGGGGAAGACGGCGAAATGCGCTTCGCGGCATTTGCCCAGGGCGGCCGACCAGACGGTCCGTTTGTTCCGACCTTCGGGATGAAAAGCCTGGTCCCATCGCGCATCGTGCAGGTTGTGGTTCTGGCCGAACTTGCCTTCTTCTGGAGTGCCGCCGCGAACGCCGAAATGGCGGCGTCCGCCTTTCATTTTGCTCTGCTCAGAAAACGTAACATGCGGCTCGCGAATGGCGTCGGCGTCGTAGTAGTACCGGTCCGACCTGGCCAGCAGGAACAGATACTCATGGTCAACCGTCGGCCGATTTTTGACGGCGGACGGCATGGCATTCGGCTTGTGCCAGATGATATCCGAACGCAGCTTCCAGCCGTCGTTCTGCAGCGCAAGTGCGGCCCGCCAGGGAACGCCCAGCAACTGCTTGCGGCGATAGGTGTCGCCCAGGTTCAGCCACAGCACGCCGTCGTCGCGCAGCAATCGCCGCACGGCCCGCAACGCTTCGACCAGCCGCTCCAGGTACGCTTCGACGGTCGCCTCGCGGCCGATCTCCCGCGGATCATCCCCGTCGGAGTATTTGCGATGTCCAAAATAAGGCGGGCTGGTCACCACGCATTGCACGCACTGTTCCGGCAGGCCGGCGGCAACCTCGCAGACATCGCCAACAAGAATCGAATCCCACTGCAACGGCCCAGCTCCAGCCAAATGAACGGAAGGGAAAGGAACGATCGCCCAGCGTCAGTCGGTAATGGCGGCCGCGATAATGGCCGTATCCACCGGCCCGGCCCAGGCGGCGATCGGCGCCAGGTCAAGCGTTCGCGCATTGACATCCACCTGCAGCGACTGTTCCAGCAGCGCGCGCATCTCCTGGCTCAGTTCCCGGGTTCCCTGGGCATAAGCCAGCGGACGGGCCAGAGCGGAAGCCAGCGACCAGCCGGCCCACTGCAGATGTAACGAGTAAAGATGGTTCCCGTCGCTGTCGTCGGAAAAGGCCGGCTCCCCCCACAACAGTTCATAGGCAATGCAGCCGAACGAATAAAGATCGGCCCGGTAGTCAATGTCGGCCCCAAACGCTTGCTCCGGCGGCATGTAGCTGGGCGTGCCGACAATCGCCCGGGTCGAGGAGTCGCCCGAACCGACCATGGCTTTCGCCAGTCCAAAGTCGGTCAGTTTCAGCTCGCCCTGCCGAGTCAGCAGAACATTGGCAGGCTTCAGATCCCGGTGAACAACGTTATGCGAGTGGGCGTGCGCCAGGGCCAGGGCCAGCTGCCCCAGGATGGGACGAATCTGTTCTTCGGTCAGAAAGGGAGCCTGCTTGATCACTCGGCTGAGGGTCGGCCCGTCGCACAACTCCATGACGATGAACTGCGTGCAATGGGCGGCAAACGTGCGGTGCACAGGCACAATGTGCGGACAAGCCAGCGACCGCACGATATCGGCTTCCTGCCGGAAACGTCGCATGGAATTCTGGTCGAACGCCAGCCGGTGTTTCATCATTTTCAGTGCGAACAGTTCGCCCGTTTTGATATCTTCCGCTTCGTACACCACTCCCATTCCGCCATGACCCAGGCGTCGTTTCAGGCGGTAGCCGGCGATCGTTTTGTCGTAAAACACATCGACTTCGCGACGCCCCAGGCGGGAAGCGATCAAGTGGGCGAACGCCACGCCCATCGGCGGATAGTGTTGCATCAGCCGATGGAAGTCGGCGGCCGGCAGGACGAGCGCCGTTACCGGCGTCACGGCGGAAACGTCGGCGTTGGGCGAGCCGCCCGTCATCAGGGCCATTTCCCCGAACACCGCGCCAGGGCCGTCGCGGTCGATCTCATGGGTGGCGCCGGACTCGTCGGTCAAGGTGACTTTGGTTTCCCCGTCGCGGACCACGATGAGGCACTCGGCCGGGCCGCCCTGGCGGAGCAGCATTTCCCCGACGGCAAACTGGCGCTCCCGCATATAAAAGGCAAGCGCATTAACGACCTTGGGTGGAATGTCGTCGAGGGGGGAAATGGCCTTGAGAAAGTCCGTATGCTCGTTGGGCGGGTAGAACTCAAAGTCAGAAGCATCGAACTCTGACAGCGATTCTTCACACAGGGTTTCGTCGGAAGGCGCCGCTTCGACGGAGATCTTCTCGTCGATTTCGCCCAGTCGCGCGGTCAACAGCTCGGCAAACTGTGGGTGTCGCTGAAGGTATTCGTCGTGCGTCGGCTGGTCGCCCCAGCGTTTCCGCACGCGATACTCTTCCAGGATCAGGTCGAGTACGCAGCGATCATCGGCCTGCAGGTCGGAGTACAGCTGCAGATAATAGTCCAGCGCCGGCGCGTCGGGCGCGGGGGCAGAGTCGCCAGTGGCAATGGCCGAGCACCGGCGCCAGCGAAACTCCAGGTCGATCTTCACCAGTTCCGTGAGCAGCTCTAGTCGCTGCTCGCTCGCGCCGCTGGCCTGGAGTATCCGGCCAATGGTCGCCAGATCCGGAATGGAATTCTCGCGCCATAACGACTCAAAATGCATCAGAATCGAGTCGACCTGGTCAGAATCCAGCTGGCGGGATGAATCGCTCGCGGATAAATCGTTGCGGTCCTTCACCATGACGGCGCCTTCGGGGTGGTCCCTGGAATGGCGAAAGCTGGAGTATCGAGTGCGCCCGTGCTTACGTCAAGCGCCTTCCGCACCACAAGCACCTGTCCCGGGATCGCTTTCCTGCGGGAAACGGCAGGATCGCGGGCATTCCCCTTGTGTGGAAAACGTGTCGGCTTGAAATCGGACAGACGGAACCTTCTCTCGGGGGTGCCCTTGCGGGGGGCTTGTCGCCTGCATTGCATCGCGCACAATAAGGGCCGAAGTACTCTCAAACCGGAGGACGGCGCGTGTCGCCACTGCTAATCATCGTTGCACTTGCTGGTCAAACTCCACAAGCAACCACCGCCGAGTCGCGAACGATAGGGCTGCACAACATCACCAGCGGCGATCCGTCCGGCTGGGGACTGGCGCTAACCGGAATGTTCATCGTCTTCATCGCGCTAGCGTCGATCACGCTGGCGATCGCCGCCTTGCCCAGGGTGCTGAACTTTCTAGAGCCGTACCTGCCCGAAGAAAGCAGTCATGGCCACAGCGCCCCGGCCAGTCCCATAGCGAAGCTCGCCGCCATGCCGGCCGACGGAACGGCCGCCGGGAACGAAGAAGCCATCGTCGCGGCCCTTGGATATGTGATGCATACGCGAAAACAGTCGCCGTAGGGCGCACGCCTGGATCGAGATTACGCACGCGCTTGAATCCGAGAAATGACTTGCGACGACTAAGGACTGTTGATGCAAACCCTGATTAAATTTCTCGAGAACACCGGATTCTCAGGTCTGTACGACGACCCGCGATATCTGGTGATGATCATCATCGGGATCATTTTCGTCGCGCTGGCGATCATGAAAGACTACGAGCCGCTGCTGCTGGTGCCGATCGGCTTTGGCATCATCGTGGGGAACATCCCGCCGGTGGCCGGTATGTCGCTTTCCGTTAACGATCGTTTAGCCGAGATCAGGGTGGTCGTCGACGAGAAAACCGGGGAGCCCCTGCTCGATGAGAACGATGAGCCCGTCACCGCCGTCCACTGGGTCGGCAGCGTATTGGCGTACCTGTATATGGGCGTCAGCCAGGGCATTTACCCGCCGTTGATCTTTCTTGGCATCGGCGCTATGACCGACTTCTCCACCATGCTCTCCAACCCCAAGCTGGTCCTGCTGGGGGCGGCTGCGCAATTTGGGGTGTTTGCAACATTACTCGGCGCGCTCTTTTTAGGATTTACTCCCGATCAGGCGGCGGCGATCGGGATTATTGGCGGAGCCGATGGTCCAACGGCGATCTTCCTGGCGACAAAGCTTGCGCCCGAATTGCTGGGCGCCATCGCCATCAGCGCGTATTCCTATATGGCCCTGGTGCCGGTGATCCAGCCGCCGGTGATGTATCTGCTGACTTCGAAAGAAGAGCGGCTGATTCGCATGAAAGCACCGCGGCATGTATCGCGTCGCGAGAAAATCATCTTCCCGGTCGTGGCGTTTTTGATCTGCGCCCTGATCGCTCCCGGGGCCATTGTGCTGCTAGGGATGCTGTTCTTCGGCAACCTGCTGAAAGAATGCACAGTCACCGATCGACTGGCGCAGACGGCCCGCACCTCGTTTATTGACATTGTCACGATCCTGCTGGGGTTCACGGTCGGAGCCAGCACCGCAGCCGACAAGTTCCTGACTCCGCAGTCGGTGATGATCTTTGCCCTGGGCGCCGCTTCCTTTGTGGTGGCGACGGCGGCGGGTTTACTGTTCGCCAAGTTTATGAACCTGTTTCTGACGGATAAAATTAACCCGCTGATCGGAGCCGCCGGCGTTTCGGCCGTCCCCGACTCGGCGCGTGTCGTGCAGATGGTGGGTCAGAAAGAAGACCCGCACAACTTTTTGCTGATGCATGCGATGGCCCCCAACGTCGCCGGCGTGATCGGTTCGGCCATCGCAGCAGGCGTCTTGTGGTCCGTGCTGGGATAGCAAAGGGTTCTCGCAGAGAGTCATCAGGAAAAGAGTGATCATCAGGTCGTTAGCGTTATCGACAAGACCGAACGGCGAACCGCGGCGGCTCAAACCGCGGTCTGTTCGCATGAGTTTCAACAAAGCGGCGCGCCGCTGGTGAGAAAATCGCTGTGACGAAAAAAGTCAAATTCATGTGTACGGCGTTCCGCGACGGCTTCCAGTCGGTCTTCGGAGCGCGTGTTTTCACCAAGGACTTCCTGCCTGCGCTGGAGGCCGCCCGCGACGCCGGGATGGACTGGTTCGAGGCCGGCGGCGGTGCGCGCTATCAATCGTTGTACTTTTATTGCAACGAAGATGCGTTCGACATGATGGACGCCTTCCGCGAAACGGCAGGCCCCGACGCTAACCTGCAGACCCTGGCCCGCGGCGTGAACGTCGTCGGACTGGAGTCGCAGTCCAGCGACATCATCAAGCTGCACGCCGATCTGTTCAAAAAACACGGCATGACGACCATCCGCAACTTCGATGCGCTGAACGACGTCAACAACCTGATTTACAGCGGCCAGTGCATCGTCGACGCCGGGCTGAACCATCAGGTCGTCATCACCATGATGGAGCTGCCCCCCGGTTGCGAAGGCGCCCACGACCCCGATTTCTACGAAATGACGCTGGCGGAAATCCTGGCCGCCGACATCCCCTATGACGCCGTCTGCTTCAAGGACGCCTCCGGCACAGCGGTGCCGTCGAAGGTGTACGAAACGATTCGTCGCGCCCGGAAAATGCTGCCGCCGGAAGCGTACATCCACTTCCACACGCATGAAACGGCCGGCGTCAGCGTGCTGGCCAACAAGGCCGCTCTCGACGCCGGGGCTAACGCCATCGACCTGTCGATGGCGCCCTGTTCCGGCGGCACCTGCCAGCCCGACATTCTCGTGATGTGGCATGCCCTGCGCGGCAGCGAGTACGAGTTGGATGTTGATATCGACAAGGTGCGCGCGGCCGAAGAAGTATTCAAAGACTGCATGTCCGATTACTTCCTGCCGCCCGAAGCGACCGCCGTCGAGCCCCTGATTCCGTGGAGCCCCATGCCGGGCGGCGCCTTGACCGCCAACACGCAAATGCTGCGTGATAACGGCATCATGGATCGTTACCCGGAAATGATCCAGGCGATGAGCGAAGTGGTCCGCCGCGGGGGTTACGGCACCTCGGTGACGCCCGTCTCGCAATTCTATTTCCAGCAGGCGTTCAACAACGTCATGTTTGGCGAATGGAAAAAGATCGCTCCGTCGTACGGGCAAATGGTGCTGGGATACTTTGGCAAAACGCCCGTTGCTCCCGATTCAAAAATTGTCGAGCTGGCGGCCGAACAACTGGGCCTGGAGCCGACTACCGTCCCCGTACAGGTGCGCAACGACGCCGACCCCACCAAAGGCGTCGCCGCCGCGACCAGAATCCTGCAGGAGAACAACCTGACGGTTTCCGACGAAAACGTCTTTATTGTCGCCGCCTGTAAAGACAAAGGCGTCGCCTTCCTCAAAGGGGAAGCGGTCGTCGGCGTCCGCAAGAAGGAAAAAGAAAAGGCAGCCCCCGCCGCCGCGGCAAGTGGTCCGGCCAATTACACGGTCACCGTGAATGGCCATAGTTATCAACTGACGGTCGATGGCGACAAGGCGACCGTGAACGGCCGGCCTTACCAGGTTTCCCTGGCCGAAGGCGGAGCCGCAGTCCCCGCAGCCGCTCCCGTCGCCGCAGGGCCTGTCACCGAAGTCACCGCCCAGATGCCGGGCGTGGTCCATAAAGTACTGGTCAGCGCAGGCGACGTTGTCCGCGAAGGCCAGCCGCTGTTAGTTCTGGAAGCGATGAAAATGGAGGTCGAAGTCGCCTCTCCCACTGCCGGCACGGTGCAGGAAATTTCCGTGACGGTCGGTCAACATATTGCCGGCGGCCAGTTGCTGGCGGCAATAGGATAGGGAACCCTTATGACTGCTCCGTCCCAGCATGGTCTCCCGCGTGAAGGATCTGACTATGTCATCCACGGCGGCGTCGCCGGCAGGGAACGACTCCGGGCCCTGTCGCGGGTGCTGGAGCGCTCCTCGAAACGCCTGCTTCGCAAGGCCGGCGTGGGACCGGGGGCCTTCTGCCTGGATGTCGGTTGCGGAGGCGGCGATATCAGTCTGCTGATGTCGCGCATGGTTGGTCCGACCGGCCGCGTGCTGGGCGTCGATATCGACGACGCCAAACTGGCCCTCGCCCGCAATGAGACCGACTGGCGCAAACGCGGTAACCTGCAGTTTCAGTTGCTGCCGCTGAGCGAGATCGGAGGCAAAGCGGAATTCGACTTTGCCTACAGTCGTTTCCTGCTCTCCCATCTGCGGGAACCGGCCGTCGCCGTTGAGCATTTGCGTAACGCCACCCTGCCGCAGGGCGCCGTGATCGTCGAAGATATCGACTTCCGGGGGCACTTCTGTTACCCGGCGTGTCCGGCCTTTGATCGCTACGTCGAGCTGTACCAGGCCGTAGTTCACAGCCGCGGCGGCGATCCCAACATCGGTCCGCGTCTGCCCGAACTGCTGGAACAGGCCGGGCTCAGCCATGTGCGCATGAATCTGGTGCAGCCCGCCGGGAACTCCACCGACGTCAAATACATTGCCGCCTGTACGCTTGAAAACATCTCCGACGCGCTGATCGCCGAGAAAATCGCCGGTCCCGACGAGATTGATTCCCTGGCGGCCGAACTGCGGGAGTTTGCGGCGGACTCGCGGTCGATCCTCAGTCTGCCTCGCATCATTCAAGCCTGGGGCTACAGGGCATAGCTCGCCCGTTGGACCATCGATCGACGGTCCGGGCCGATCACATACGAGCGAACAGCAACCACAGGGCGATGCAGACCTTCGCTCTCGCGGCGAACGACCACGACAATTCAGGCGGGGCCGTCACGCCCCAGAGGAACCGGCATAATCGGCTTTCTCGGCGAGACCGGCCTGGGCGCCGCTTGCGCCTGGGTTTTCTCTCAATGCGTTTCTCGCGTTGTCATGTTTCGACTGTGCATGACAGGCAATCGCAACCTAACCTTCAAGATGAGGGAACCTCCCATCCTCTCCCCCTTGAAGGTCAACTCCCATGTACCGAATCCTGTTGTGCGACGACGAGCCCCACATTCTACGCGCCGCCGAGTTCAAACTTTCGCGTTCCGGTTTTGAGGTATTGCTGGCGTGCGATGGCGAAGAAGCCTGGAGCATGATGCAAACCGTCCGGCCTGACCTGCTGGTGACCGACTGTCAGATGCCGCGACTGGACGGGATTGGACTGGCCGAGCGGATGGGCGCGAATGCCCAGTTGTCGTCGATTCCGGTGATCATGCTGACCGCCAAGGGATTCGAATTGTCCGCGGACGAACTGCGGTCGCGGTACGGAATCCATGCGGTGATCGCCAAGCCTTTCAGCCCCAAAAACCTGGCGATCCAGGCTGCGGAAGTAATCGCTTTGTCCCAGGCCGAAGCCGCGGCGTCCTCGAACTGAATCGCCCTCAATCGACCTGCAGCGGACAAGATTTACCGCACAGGGCGACTGGGTGTTTCCTCTTAGTGAAAGCCTTCTGCGATGCAGCTCCCCACGGAAATTTTTGGCAACGTGATTGTGGTCCACACGCCTGAGGAAGTCGGCGACGAGCAGTCCGATGCGCTGGAGAACTTTTTGACTTCGCTGGAGCGGACCAAGGTGATTGTCGATCTGGACGGCACAGAAACGTTTGACAGCTCCGGCCTGACCAGCCTGCTGAACGCGAAAGACATCCTGGTCGAATGCGGCGGCGATCTGAAGATCTCCTCGACGCAGGGGGTGAACCGGAAGATCCTGGAGATCACCCGAATCGACAAACGCCTGGAAGTCTTTGACAGCGTGATTGATGCGGT is part of the Lignipirellula cremea genome and encodes:
- a CDS encoding class I SAM-dependent methyltransferase, which codes for MLPRVLEPEVMDTLEEATDYDQMDHSGVNRAFVADLLAAGPVPGDLLDLGTGTAQIPILLCEQTDDCRVFAVDMSVSMLDQARYNIEIAGLIERIFLQQIDAKKTPFADNLFDSTVSNSIVHHLPDPVAAIREAVRVTKPGGRIFFRDLFRPETDAEVEQLVQTYAGRENEHAQKMFDDSLRAALRVDEFQAIVAELGFDPGTVAATSDRHWTWNAIKPEI
- the tadA gene encoding tRNA adenosine(34) deaminase TadA; the protein is MSLDSNEPRHEAYMLRALQEAERAGEEGEVPVGAVIVKEGRVIASAHNQREQLHDPTAHAEIIAITQAAAAIGDWRLENCTLYVTLEPCPMCAGAIVQARIPQVVFGASDPKAGAVLSIYELLTDVRLNHQCQVVHGVLGAPCGEMLTQFFREQRKLGKK
- a CDS encoding YraN family protein, which produces MRILAQIRAVWRRWWKPLTLGQRGERAAARFLKKAGYILIAVSQRDKIGEIDIIAVDGRTVVFVEVKTRRLGQLDTPAEAVTREKQGKLTRLALGFLRRNELLEQPARFDVIAVSWPEDAREPQIQHLPNAFPAIGSGQMFS
- a CDS encoding DNA-methyltransferase — its product is MQWDSILVGDVCEVAAGLPEQCVQCVVTSPPYFGHRKYSDGDDPREIGREATVEAYLERLVEALRAVRRLLRDDGVLWLNLGDTYRRKQLLGVPWRAALALQNDGWKLRSDIIWHKPNAMPSAVKNRPTVDHEYLFLLARSDRYYYDADAIREPHVTFSEQSKMKGGRRHFGVRGGTPEEGKFGQNHNLHDARWDQAFHPEGRNKRTVWSAALGKCREAHFAVFPEPLIAPCIAAGCPPGGVVLDPFFGAGTVGIAARRQGRHYLGIELMPHYAELSRKRIDQFEQEFEATTDENAEE
- a CDS encoding protein kinase domain-containing protein; amino-acid sequence: MVKDRNDLSASDSSRQLDSDQVDSILMHFESLWRENSIPDLATIGRILQASGASEQRLELLTELVKIDLEFRWRRCSAIATGDSAPAPDAPALDYYLQLYSDLQADDRCVLDLILEEYRVRKRWGDQPTHDEYLQRHPQFAELLTARLGEIDEKISVEAAPSDETLCEESLSEFDASDFEFYPPNEHTDFLKAISPLDDIPPKVVNALAFYMRERQFAVGEMLLRQGGPAECLIVVRDGETKVTLTDESGATHEIDRDGPGAVFGEMALMTGGSPNADVSAVTPVTALVLPAADFHRLMQHYPPMGVAFAHLIASRLGRREVDVFYDKTIAGYRLKRRLGHGGMGVVYEAEDIKTGELFALKMMKHRLAFDQNSMRRFRQEADIVRSLACPHIVPVHRTFAAHCTQFIVMELCDGPTLSRVIKQAPFLTEEQIRPILGQLALALAHAHSHNVVHRDLKPANVLLTRQGELKLTDFGLAKAMVGSGDSSTRAIVGTPSYMPPEQAFGADIDYRADLYSFGCIAYELLWGEPAFSDDSDGNHLYSLHLQWAGWSLASALARPLAYAQGTRELSQEMRALLEQSLQVDVNARTLDLAPIAAWAGPVDTAIIAAAITD
- a CDS encoding OadG family protein, translating into MSPLLIIVALAGQTPQATTAESRTIGLHNITSGDPSGWGLALTGMFIVFIALASITLAIAALPRVLNFLEPYLPEESSHGHSAPASPIAKLAAMPADGTAAGNEEAIVAALGYVMHTRKQSP
- a CDS encoding sodium ion-translocating decarboxylase subunit beta, with product MQTLIKFLENTGFSGLYDDPRYLVMIIIGIIFVALAIMKDYEPLLLVPIGFGIIVGNIPPVAGMSLSVNDRLAEIRVVVDEKTGEPLLDENDEPVTAVHWVGSVLAYLYMGVSQGIYPPLIFLGIGAMTDFSTMLSNPKLVLLGAAAQFGVFATLLGALFLGFTPDQAAAIGIIGGADGPTAIFLATKLAPELLGAIAISAYSYMALVPVIQPPVMYLLTSKEERLIRMKAPRHVSRREKIIFPVVAFLICALIAPGAIVLLGMLFFGNLLKECTVTDRLAQTARTSFIDIVTILLGFTVGASTAADKFLTPQSVMIFALGAASFVVATAAGLLFAKFMNLFLTDKINPLIGAAGVSAVPDSARVVQMVGQKEDPHNFLLMHAMAPNVAGVIGSAIAAGVLWSVLG
- a CDS encoding biotin/lipoyl-containing protein, coding for MTKKVKFMCTAFRDGFQSVFGARVFTKDFLPALEAARDAGMDWFEAGGGARYQSLYFYCNEDAFDMMDAFRETAGPDANLQTLARGVNVVGLESQSSDIIKLHADLFKKHGMTTIRNFDALNDVNNLIYSGQCIVDAGLNHQVVITMMELPPGCEGAHDPDFYEMTLAEILAADIPYDAVCFKDASGTAVPSKVYETIRRARKMLPPEAYIHFHTHETAGVSVLANKAALDAGANAIDLSMAPCSGGTCQPDILVMWHALRGSEYELDVDIDKVRAAEEVFKDCMSDYFLPPEATAVEPLIPWSPMPGGALTANTQMLRDNGIMDRYPEMIQAMSEVVRRGGYGTSVTPVSQFYFQQAFNNVMFGEWKKIAPSYGQMVLGYFGKTPVAPDSKIVELAAEQLGLEPTTVPVQVRNDADPTKGVAAATRILQENNLTVSDENVFIVAACKDKGVAFLKGEAVVGVRKKEKEKAAPAAAASGPANYTVTVNGHSYQLTVDGDKATVNGRPYQVSLAEGGAAVPAAAPVAAGPVTEVTAQMPGVVHKVLVSAGDVVREGQPLLVLEAMKMEVEVASPTAGTVQEISVTVGQHIAGGQLLAAIG
- a CDS encoding methyltransferase domain-containing protein, which translates into the protein MTAPSQHGLPREGSDYVIHGGVAGRERLRALSRVLERSSKRLLRKAGVGPGAFCLDVGCGGGDISLLMSRMVGPTGRVLGVDIDDAKLALARNETDWRKRGNLQFQLLPLSEIGGKAEFDFAYSRFLLSHLREPAVAVEHLRNATLPQGAVIVEDIDFRGHFCYPACPAFDRYVELYQAVVHSRGGDPNIGPRLPELLEQAGLSHVRMNLVQPAGNSTDVKYIAACTLENISDALIAEKIAGPDEIDSLAAELREFAADSRSILSLPRIIQAWGYRA
- a CDS encoding response regulator; translation: MYRILLCDDEPHILRAAEFKLSRSGFEVLLACDGEEAWSMMQTVRPDLLVTDCQMPRLDGIGLAERMGANAQLSSIPVIMLTAKGFELSADELRSRYGIHAVIAKPFSPKNLAIQAAEVIALSQAEAAASSN
- a CDS encoding STAS domain-containing protein — translated: MQLPTEIFGNVIVVHTPEEVGDEQSDALENFLTSLERTKVIVDLDGTETFDSSGLTSLLNAKDILVECGGDLKISSTQGVNRKILEITRIDKRLEVFDSVIDAVKSFV